A single Verrucomicrobiota bacterium DNA region contains:
- a CDS encoding universal stress protein encodes MYRVAGVATTFSPRFLAVLAEARRVSEWFAAPLHFIHAAEETADKNERFQDALARLDMERNTPISYRPGDPVEAILAVQKELGIEVLIAGALERETVHRNFTGNVARELMRRTCADLFLFVEPKDPPGSIRHIFMAVPDFSPLTRAVFHEAVQFGERAGAEALTVVHVQTPFSEAKGKALGTEAPRPEDNLELLLAEKPMSNLQFDYHLIRGNTGFTAFEFIQAAGADLLVMPSEIQPGGVPAFAPVLDWVIQVIPANLWVIRRPASGPNRG; translated from the coding sequence GTGTATCGGGTTGCTGGAGTCGCGACTACCTTTTCCCCTCGTTTTCTTGCAGTCCTTGCAGAAGCACGTCGGGTAAGCGAATGGTTCGCCGCGCCGCTTCACTTCATCCATGCCGCCGAAGAGACGGCCGACAAAAACGAGCGCTTTCAGGACGCCCTGGCCCGGCTCGACATGGAGAGGAACACCCCGATCTCCTATCGGCCCGGAGATCCCGTCGAGGCGATCCTGGCCGTCCAGAAAGAACTCGGCATCGAGGTGCTCATTGCAGGCGCCCTCGAACGCGAGACCGTCCATCGCAATTTTACCGGGAACGTCGCTCGCGAACTGATGAGACGGACCTGCGCAGACCTTTTCCTGTTCGTGGAGCCGAAAGATCCCCCCGGCAGCATCCGCCACATCTTCATGGCGGTGCCGGATTTCTCACCGTTGACGCGTGCGGTTTTCCACGAGGCCGTTCAGTTCGGCGAGCGGGCCGGCGCGGAAGCCTTGACCGTAGTTCACGTACAGACGCCTTTTTCTGAAGCCAAAGGGAAAGCGCTGGGCACGGAAGCGCCGCGTCCTGAAGACAACCTGGAGTTGCTCCTTGCGGAAAAGCCGATGAGCAATCTGCAGTTCGATTATCACCTGATCCGCGGTAATACCGGCTTCACGGCATTTGAATTCATCCAGGCCGCAGGTGCGGACCTTCTGGTTATGCCTTCCGAGATTCAACCGGGCGGCGTCCCGGCCTTCGCGCCCGTGCTGGATTGGGTCATCCAGGTGATCCCGGCCAACCTGTGGGTCATCCGGCGACCGGCGAGCGGACCGAACCGGGGCTGA
- a CDS encoding SPFH domain-containing protein produces the protein MEIVLGIVFGFGAFLIVYCLLGGVYTVNQNERAVVTTFGRAERLGRADTLLLPISETLNAEERERYIYPQVRVIGPGGPYLRLPWQKVHKVSMAIQTLNIAFDPDTPAANAGHTALEAVTKDQLNINLTGQLRYRVSEQNLYAYLFGVKRPIAHVVGYFVSVLRERIARYEAPAAGSAATPLENANESLAKAGVSINDLRKNLNDLNEQMDRECASSAARYGVVLDASLITGIDPPAEIESALAAINTAHNEVSANLSLAQAAADQKIEQSKRAVEIETNRAEAEVQPLRWLAQQISALRQHGEHALPAYLRNVRLDLYAKASRVVLHRKD, from the coding sequence ATGGAGATTGTGCTTGGCATCGTGTTCGGTTTTGGTGCGTTTCTGATTGTCTATTGCCTGTTAGGCGGGGTTTACACCGTTAATCAGAATGAGAGGGCGGTTGTCACCACTTTCGGGCGCGCAGAGCGACTAGGCCGCGCCGATACCCTCCTGCTGCCGATTTCGGAAACGCTCAACGCCGAAGAACGCGAGCGCTACATCTACCCTCAGGTCCGAGTCATCGGTCCGGGGGGACCTTACCTGCGGTTGCCATGGCAGAAGGTGCACAAGGTCTCAATGGCGATCCAGACTCTCAACATCGCCTTCGATCCGGACACGCCCGCCGCCAACGCCGGGCATACCGCGCTTGAAGCCGTAACCAAGGACCAACTTAACATTAACCTGACGGGCCAGCTGCGTTACCGGGTTTCGGAACAAAACCTGTACGCCTACCTTTTCGGCGTGAAGCGGCCAATTGCCCATGTGGTCGGCTATTTTGTCTCCGTCCTGCGCGAACGGATTGCGCGGTATGAGGCCCCTGCTGCCGGCAGCGCCGCGACGCCTTTGGAAAATGCCAACGAGAGTCTCGCCAAAGCCGGCGTTTCCATCAATGACTTGCGCAAAAATCTGAACGACTTGAACGAGCAAATGGACCGCGAATGCGCCTCGTCCGCGGCCCGTTACGGCGTCGTGCTCGACGCCTCGCTGATCACCGGCATCGATCCGCCTGCGGAGATTGAGTCGGCGCTCGCGGCCATCAACACGGCCCATAACGAAGTTTCGGCTAACCTGAGCCTGGCCCAGGCTGCGGCAGACCAGAAGATCGAGCAATCGAAACGGGCGGTGGAGATCGAAACTAACCGGGCTGAGGCGGAAGTTCAGCCATTGCGCTGGCTCGCCCAGCAGATCAGCGCCCTCCGGCAGCACGGCGAGCACGCGCTGCCCGCTTACCTGCGTAATGTGCGCCTGGACCTGTACGCAAAAGCCAGCCGCGTGGTGCTCCATCGGAAGGATTAG
- a CDS encoding sigma-70 family RNA polymerase sigma factor, translating into MKELVEGNTDAMDAIYHRYEGSLRTIILSVLHEEADADDVLHDVFLQLWKNADRYMPEKGLHGFLVTLARRRALDRVRRKLAYRRATDKFETHLKAEFHNRMRSAPRVFTNIDLADLMKNLIRQLPEAQQEVVHLTFYEGLSQREIASQKSIALGTVKTRLQLAQKKLLNQLTAVQEKI; encoded by the coding sequence ATGAAAGAACTGGTGGAAGGCAACACCGACGCGATGGATGCAATTTACCATCGGTATGAGGGATCGCTGCGAACGATCATCCTCAGTGTCCTCCACGAGGAGGCTGACGCGGATGATGTCCTCCATGACGTGTTTTTGCAATTGTGGAAAAACGCGGACCGGTACATGCCGGAAAAAGGCTTGCATGGTTTTCTGGTGACGCTGGCGCGCAGGCGAGCTTTGGACCGGGTACGAAGGAAACTGGCCTATCGCCGCGCAACCGATAAATTCGAAACTCACCTTAAAGCGGAGTTCCACAATCGGATGCGTTCGGCACCGCGGGTTTTCACCAACATTGATTTAGCGGACCTGATGAAAAACCTGATCCGCCAATTGCCGGAGGCGCAACAAGAGGTGGTACACCTGACGTTTTATGAGGGTTTGAGTCAGCGCGAGATTGCGTCCCAGAAGTCGATTGCGCTGGGGACGGTCAAAACGCGCCTGCAACTGGCCCAGAAAAAGCTTCTGAATCAGCTTACGGCGGTCCAGGAAAAGATATAG
- a CDS encoding SPFH/Band 7/PHB domain protein translates to MEAFVAAFIVTFFLCWLVVPACLFGLKLVNFYTTVDEGRAKVYLLFGRVLGVVDEPGLHLLWLRVGPQAALVRFFGRVVELDVRLDQEYLRSNPVNSEEGTPMGVGVWYEMRVRYPVEYLFQNQDPSGSLRASVANATVRSLSNLPLEKMLENRHAMSRVVRAEVSPKAEEWGYTLGSVYIRKVHFRDQLMIRQIEQKVVNRLRQVTSAIRQAGANQVDIITSAAERQAATEFARARSVRPRMVGEVLREIGQEPDVLNAVFETLEVERLIKGKAELFLTPPGALDVLSSLVVTAGGKMPQP, encoded by the coding sequence ATGGAAGCGTTCGTCGCCGCCTTCATCGTCACTTTTTTCCTCTGCTGGCTGGTGGTGCCGGCATGCCTGTTTGGTCTGAAACTGGTCAACTTTTACACTACCGTTGACGAGGGCCGGGCCAAGGTCTACCTGCTCTTTGGGCGTGTCCTTGGGGTGGTCGATGAACCGGGCCTGCACCTGCTCTGGCTGCGCGTAGGCCCGCAAGCCGCTTTGGTTCGCTTTTTTGGCCGGGTGGTTGAGCTCGATGTGCGGCTGGATCAGGAATACCTCCGCAGTAACCCGGTCAATTCCGAAGAGGGTACGCCGATGGGGGTCGGCGTCTGGTACGAAATGCGCGTGCGCTATCCGGTCGAGTACCTGTTCCAAAACCAGGATCCGTCCGGCTCGCTCCGGGCCAGCGTGGCCAATGCCACCGTGCGGAGTCTCAGCAATTTGCCTTTGGAAAAGATGCTGGAAAACCGCCACGCGATGAGCCGCGTAGTCCGCGCGGAGGTTTCACCGAAAGCTGAGGAGTGGGGCTACACCCTGGGATCGGTCTATATCCGCAAGGTTCATTTTCGGGATCAGTTGATGATCCGCCAGATCGAACAGAAAGTCGTAAACCGGTTGCGCCAGGTTACCTCCGCGATCCGCCAGGCGGGCGCTAATCAGGTCGACATAATCACCAGCGCCGCCGAACGGCAAGCCGCGACGGAGTTTGCCCGGGCCAGATCGGTGCGGCCGCGGATGGTTGGCGAAGTCTTGCGCGAGATCGGCCAGGAGCCGGATGTGTTAAACGCTGTGTTCGAAACCCTGGAAGTCGAACGGCTCATCAAGGGTAAGGCTGAACTGTTCTTAACGCCTCCAGGCGCGCTGGACGTGCTCAGCAGCCTGGTGGTAACCGCCGGCGGAAAAATGCCGCAACCCTGA
- a CDS encoding dodecin domain-containing protein: MARIVKVIEVLAQSDKSWEDAAQTAVAEASKTLRNIRSIYVKEFEAAVDNNKITSYRVNAKVTFELE; this comes from the coding sequence ATGGCCCGAATCGTAAAAGTCATCGAAGTGCTCGCTCAATCGGATAAGAGCTGGGAGGACGCGGCGCAAACCGCCGTCGCGGAAGCATCAAAGACCTTGCGCAACATTCGTTCCATCTACGTCAAGGAATTTGAAGCGGCAGTCGATAACAACAAAATCACGAGCTACCGCGTTAACGCGAAGGTTACATTCGAGCTCGAGTAA
- a CDS encoding carboxypeptidase M32: MTADPYTQLLERCREVYVLQTTASALHWDLETYLPPKAVAFRAEQLSYLEGKAHRLFTDPSVGDWIRACEDIQPSPETGRAANVREWRRSYDRAVKIPAALVEEAQRVFTLSREAWKEARAEADFTKFAPHLVKIVDLTRQKADLWGYQESPYDALLEEYEPGTTAGSLRPLFGELQAALVPLVERLARDPVPADYLKGHYPEASQAALNARIAQTVGYDFEGGRIDTTTHPFATSLGPEDHRITTRYDEQLFQVSLYGVLHETGHALYEQGLDKTAAGTPLGAARSLGIHESQSRLWENHVGRTGTFWARWYQTAAEHLPDLRRFTPDEVARGVKRVAPSFIRVEADEVTYDLHILLRFDIELALVEQRLAIGDLPAAWNERFEQLFGLKVPNDRLGVLQDIHWSLGALGYFPTYSLGNLNAAQLMAAAERSIPDLPQQLAVGEYARLLDWLRKNVHQHGQRFETRQLMAEATGESTQARHRIEYLRKKYT; this comes from the coding sequence ATGACCGCCGACCCCTACACGCAACTTCTCGAGCGCTGCCGCGAGGTCTACGTTTTGCAGACGACGGCGTCCGCACTGCACTGGGATCTGGAAACTTACCTGCCGCCGAAAGCGGTCGCGTTCCGGGCGGAACAACTGAGTTACCTGGAGGGCAAGGCCCACCGGCTGTTCACCGATCCTTCGGTCGGCGACTGGATCAGAGCTTGCGAGGATATTCAGCCCTCGCCGGAGACCGGCCGTGCGGCAAACGTCCGGGAATGGCGTCGTTCCTACGATCGGGCGGTGAAGATCCCCGCCGCGTTGGTGGAAGAAGCGCAGCGGGTGTTCACGCTTTCACGGGAAGCGTGGAAAGAGGCACGCGCCGAAGCCGACTTTACCAAGTTCGCGCCGCATCTGGTCAAAATCGTGGATCTGACCCGGCAAAAAGCGGATCTTTGGGGTTACCAGGAGTCGCCTTATGACGCTCTGCTTGAGGAGTACGAGCCGGGCACAACGGCAGGCAGTTTGCGCCCGCTGTTCGGGGAACTCCAGGCCGCCCTCGTGCCGCTGGTGGAGCGCCTGGCCAGGGACCCGGTTCCGGCCGATTACCTCAAGGGACATTACCCCGAAGCCAGCCAGGCAGCGCTGAACGCGAGAATCGCGCAGACCGTCGGCTACGATTTCGAGGGCGGACGTATCGACACCACGACCCACCCCTTTGCGACCTCCCTCGGGCCTGAGGACCACCGGATCACCACCCGGTATGATGAACAGCTTTTCCAGGTCTCCCTCTACGGCGTTCTGCACGAGACCGGGCACGCCCTCTATGAGCAGGGCCTGGACAAAACGGCCGCAGGCACCCCGCTCGGCGCGGCCCGGTCGCTCGGCATCCATGAATCGCAATCAAGATTGTGGGAGAATCATGTCGGACGTACCGGCACCTTCTGGGCGCGCTGGTACCAAACCGCCGCCGAACATCTCCCTGACCTGCGGCGATTCACTCCGGACGAAGTGGCGCGCGGGGTTAAAAGGGTTGCCCCTTCTTTCATCCGGGTCGAAGCCGACGAAGTTACCTACGATCTGCACATCCTTCTCCGCTTCGACATCGAACTCGCCCTGGTCGAGCAGCGCCTCGCCATTGGAGACCTGCCGGCGGCATGGAACGAGCGTTTCGAGCAACTTTTCGGGCTGAAGGTGCCGAACGATCGTCTCGGAGTTCTCCAGGATATTCACTGGAGCCTGGGCGCGCTCGGTTACTTTCCCACCTACTCGCTCGGTAATCTCAATGCCGCCCAGCTCATGGCTGCGGCTGAACGCAGCATCCCGGATCTGCCGCAGCAACTGGCCGTCGGCGAGTACGCCCGGCTGCTCGACTGGCTGCGCAAGAACGTCCACCAGCATGGCCAACGCTTCGAGACGCGGCAGTTGATGGCTGAAGCCACCGGCGAAAGCACGCAGGCGCGCCACCGCATCGAATACCTCCGGAAAAAATACACCTGA
- a CDS encoding DUF1328 domain-containing protein, whose translation MLRYAFIFLIIAIVAELLGLSGVAGTSAWIAHVLFVIFLVLFLLSFLFRGRPPAA comes from the coding sequence ATGCTTAGATACGCCTTCATCTTCCTGATCATCGCCATCGTGGCGGAGTTACTTGGTCTTTCCGGAGTGGCAGGTACATCGGCCTGGATTGCCCATGTCCTTTTTGTAATTTTTCTCGTCCTTTTTCTGCTTTCCTTTTTGTTTCGCGGGCGACCGCCGGCAGCTTAG